A window of Candidatus Margulisiibacteriota bacterium contains these coding sequences:
- a CDS encoding aldo/keto reductase, producing the protein MQNLKLNNGVAIPEIGFGTWQTPDGETAVQAVKTALESGYTHIDTAACYENEASVGRAMRESGIPREKLFITTKLWNTERGYDSALKAFAVSLQKLQLEYIDLYLIHWPDNKNPELNIASWKAFEKLYKDGLIKALGVSNFTPRHLQPLLDTAEIKPTVNQIEYHPGYRQEETVEFCRKHAILVEAWSPLGCGRILQDENLRLIAQKYNKSIAQLCLRWCRQNGVLPLPKSITPERIKENLRVFDFEISADDLQYINDLPQFGWSGFKI; encoded by the coding sequence ATGCAAAATTTAAAACTAAACAACGGAGTGGCCATACCGGAAATCGGCTTCGGCACGTGGCAGACGCCCGACGGCGAAACAGCGGTGCAGGCTGTAAAGACCGCGCTGGAATCCGGCTACACGCATATAGACACGGCGGCCTGTTATGAAAATGAAGCCAGCGTCGGCCGCGCCATGCGGGAAAGCGGAATTCCGCGCGAGAAACTTTTTATCACCACCAAACTCTGGAATACCGAGCGCGGCTACGACAGCGCGTTAAAAGCTTTTGCGGTCAGCCTGCAAAAATTGCAGCTGGAATACATCGATCTGTATCTTATTCACTGGCCAGACAATAAAAATCCTGAGCTAAATATTGCCAGCTGGAAAGCTTTTGAAAAACTTTACAAAGACGGCTTGATCAAAGCGCTCGGCGTTAGTAATTTTACGCCGCGGCATTTACAGCCCTTGCTGGACACAGCGGAAATAAAACCGACGGTCAACCAGATCGAATATCACCCGGGATACCGGCAGGAGGAAACCGTGGAATTCTGCCGGAAACACGCTATTTTGGTCGAAGCCTGGAGTCCTCTGGGCTGCGGGCGCATCCTGCAGGACGAAAATCTGCGGCTGATCGCGCAAAAATATAACAAATCGATCGCCCAGCTTTGCCTGCGCTGGTGCCGGCAAAACGGTGTTCTGCCGCTGCCGAAATCCATCACACCGGAACGGATCAAAGAAAACCTGCGGGTGTTCGATTTTGAGATCAGCGCGGATGATCTGCAATATATTAATGATTTGCCGCAGTTTGGCTGGTCAGGATTTAAAATTTAG